One Flavobacterium cerinum genomic window, ATCTGATTGCGATCGGGGATTTCAATTTTGGAATTTGTAAAGCACTAACGAATTTTGAAACGCCCGGACTAAAAAATATAGGAAAGGGCAATTTCGATCGATGTGAAATGCTAAACGGTTTTATTGCTCCGGTACTGATTGCTTTAGGAAACGCCAATTTTTACGGATGTAAAAGGCTACCCCGTTTCGAGGCTCCGGTGCTGACGACTATTAAAAACAAAAATTTTCGATTTTGTAATGGATTAACGCACGTTGTAGTTCCTTTACTGATTACTATCGATAACCATAATTTTCACGAGTGTGCTTTAAGTGATTTTGATGCGCCTTCGTTACTTGCTATCGGAAACAAAAATTTCCATGCTTGTAGCGCGTTAATCGGTTTTGAAGCTCCGATGCTGACTTTTATAGGGAACAAAAATTTTTATGAATGTAATGCATTAATAACCTTTAAAGCGACTCAATTGACTTTTGTCGGGGATCAAAATTATTACGAATGTAATACATTAACCCATTTCAAAGCACCTCAACTGGCTTCCATAGGGAATGGAAATTTCTATAAATGTGATATGCTAAGCGACTTCGAAGTTCCGACGTTGAAGGCTATCAAAAACAACAATTTCTACGAATGTAATGCATTAACCGACTTTAATGCTCCGATGCTGACTGTTATCGGAGATTTCAATTTTGAAAATTGTAAAGTGCTAACCGGTATCGGAACGCCGGTGTTGGAATATATCGGTAACGACAATTTTCGATTTTGTATCGGGTTTACACACTTTGCGGCTCCTTTGCTGACTACTTTCGGAGACAAAAATTTCTTTGAATGTGAGGCATTAGTCGAATTTAAGGCTCCGTTGTTGACAGATATCGGAAATGAAAATTTCTACGGATGTGTCGTGATAACCTGTTTTGATGTTGCTGCGTTGGTTACTATTGCGGACAAGAATTTTTACAGATGTGACTTGCTGGTCGAATTTGAAAGCCCTGCGCTGACTTCTATCGGAAACGGCAATTTTAAAGGTTGTTACAAGTTACTTCATTTTAAAGCTCCGTTGCTGACGATTATGGGAAACAAAAATTTCCGCGCATGCGAGCTAAACCGTTTCGAAGCGCCCCTGTTAATTGCTATTGGTAATGAAAACTTCTATAACTGTTGGATAAACCGTTTCGAAGCTGTTATGCTTAAGTCTATGGGAACCAACAATTTCTTCTACTGTCCTAAGCTAACTGACTTTGAGATTCCCGTGCTGGCGACTATCGGAAATGAAAATTTTTATGAATGCACTGATATAGAAAGTTTTAAGGCTCCGGCACTGACGACTATCGGAAACGAAAATTTCAGATATTGTTATCATTTATCCAGCATAGAAGCCCCGGAGCTTACAACGATAGGAAAAGACAATTTCACTCATTGTAGTGAATTAACCGGTTTAAAAATATAACGGTTTTGTAATTATTATTAGAAAAATTATTATGGAAATTCAACATAATGCATTGCTGCGTATTGATGCTGGCGATATAAAAGATGGTGTTCTTTATTTACCGGAATCGGTAACTAAAATAGCTGAAGGTGTTATCAAAAATCAGAAGGAATTGGTTAAAGTTGTAGCACCCGGATTAACGGTTGTCGGAAACAAAAATTGCTACCAATGTTACGCGCTAACTCATTTCGAAGCGCCCAGGTTGGAGTATATCGGGAATAAAAATTTTTACCAATGTCATGCGCTAACCGGTTTGGAGGCTCCTGTGCTGGATTATATAGGAGATAAAAATTTCTACGAATGTAGCGCATTAACCCGTCTGACAACTCCTGTGTTGAGAGACGTTGGAAGCAAAAATTTCTATAAATGTACTGCGTTAACTGCCTTTGAGACTTCTGAGTTGACTTTTATGAGAGATCACAATTTTAGATTTTGTAAGGCACTGACATGCTTTAAAGCACCAAGGCTAGGTAGTATATGGAGCGGGAATTTCGATCGATGTGAGTCGTTAACTGTTTTAGAGCTACCCAAATTGACTTCTATCAGCGACCACAATTTCAATCGCTGTGATGCACTAAGTCGCTTTGTGGCCCCTATGTTGACACATCTCGGGAATGATAATTTTGGAATTTGTACTGCGCTAACCGATTTCGATACGCCTGTGTTACGCTATATCAAAAGCAAAAATTTT contains:
- a CDS encoding leucine-rich repeat protein encodes the protein MEIQKKTLVSIDSSDIKEGVLYLPESVRKIADWTINNQIGLITVIAPGLTSIGSGNFDQCKALTRFEAPKLTNIGDKNFNQCSSLTDFEAPMLKKISNKNFYGCKALIGFVAPVLTSIGNKNFYGCNALTDFKAPDLIAIGDFNFGICKALTNFETPGLKNIGKGNFDRCEMLNGFIAPVLIALGNANFYGCKRLPRFEAPVLTTIKNKNFRFCNGLTHVVVPLLITIDNHNFHECALSDFDAPSLLAIGNKNFHACSALIGFEAPMLTFIGNKNFYECNALITFKATQLTFVGDQNYYECNTLTHFKAPQLASIGNGNFYKCDMLSDFEVPTLKAIKNNNFYECNALTDFNAPMLTVIGDFNFENCKVLTGIGTPVLEYIGNDNFRFCIGFTHFAAPLLTTFGDKNFFECEALVEFKAPLLTDIGNENFYGCVVITCFDVAALVTIADKNFYRCDLLVEFESPALTSIGNGNFKGCYKLLHFKAPLLTIMGNKNFRACELNRFEAPLLIAIGNENFYNCWINRFEAVMLKSMGTNNFFYCPKLTDFEIPVLATIGNENFYECTDIESFKAPALTTIGNENFRYCYHLSSIEAPELTTIGKDNFTHCSELTGLKI